The Aquila chrysaetos chrysaetos chromosome 7, bAquChr1.4, whole genome shotgun sequence DNA segment GCGAACCTTTGTGCTTAACAGCCACCTAGTCCATGAAACCATCCATTCCCTCTTTCAACCTATTCCTCCTTTGATCCTCTACAACACCTTGCTACATGCATTCCACAACACAAGCAGTACATTAGCTTAAGTCACAGATGGTACTGCTTCACAACCTCTTTAGTTTGTATCTCTGAGCTTAGAAACATCTTTTTATGCCATTTGTCATAGGTGCAGAATAAACTTGTACTTATGTGCTCTTTTGTCCTTCAGGCAAGAACAGCTCCTCAAACATCAGCTCCATCTTCCCTGCCACCTGAGTCATTCATTGAAGTCTTATGAAAAGTATGCTAATATAGCAGATTGTCTAAGAAACCAAGTGTTTTATGGCAAGATGTTTTTCAGTCCGCAAAACCAGACATGGTTATTTCACAAATTAATTCTCTTCAGTATATCTCACACAGTTGAAGAGAACATGGCACAAGTTATGAAAGTTAGTCCGATGTTTATTCAGCACGACTAACAGTTTAGCAAGTTAGCGCTTTCCACCAACACGGGGAGCAGAAACCTTGACTGGTTTCACAATCTTCTGCTTAGGTGCTGCTTTTGTAGGAGCCTGTAGAGAAATAACAAAGTATGAGCAAAGAGAAGCAATTTATCTGCAGTCCTGAAGGCATCCGTGTGTATTTAAGATTCTTGAAATTAGGCAACTTAAATCAGATCAGGTTAGAATTCGATTAGAATTGCAATCTGTCAGATTAGAATTGTGTTAACAGGTGGTTACACACATACCACTGTAAGCCTACAACATGTATGATGCCAACATACGGTATTAATTCATAAGTAATAATGAAATAGATGCTAGCATTCATCAATATATTGTTACCAAGTTCGTAGATACTGGAGATGTCGCATCCAGGCAAGTTATTAGCTATCAAGAATCTCTGACATATGGTCAGAAAGTTGTTTTActctaatatttatttcttcataaataaaGAACCATTAAAaaggttcatttttttcagctgtttgggTATGTTTAACTTTAGCACTAAAGTTTGGTCAAGGTGCTTCCAGATCAAAAACAGGTAAGCAAATGCTTCTTCCAAGCACAAATGGGGATTTCCAATTAAGCACTGCAACAGAATGTTGTGTTACAACACAGTATATTCCATTTCATGATTTCTATCCACCTACTGCACCTTACCTTTGCAGCAGAAACAGCCGTTTTCTTGGTTGCCTGCTTAGCCTTCTTGGCTTCTTTTGCAGCCCTGttaattcacagaaaaacagtaacagttATTCATGTCTGCCATTCACTGTTTCTTTGTCTCAGCACTGTAAGAACTCCCTAAGATGAGGAAAGGAATGCATTATTTCAGGTTTATTCTCTGCATTCAGTACTCTCTAGGGAGATTACTACAGAGACAGCAGAACTGTGTGTGACAAAAGGGGTATTTTCACAAAGGGAGAAGGCAAGAAGAGATCCTCCTCTGCTGCTACTATCTCTTGCTGAGATTACTCAGTATTACCTCCAAAtatactgattaaaaaaaaaaaaaacaaaccacaaaaaaaccccatggagTTCATCTAGAGTTTAAGATCTTATATGAAAAGCATTAATAATCTTTGAAAAGCCTGGGATAGCTCCACTAATCTCTGATTTCTCACCTAATAGCTTGTTCCCTCTGTGCCTTTCGTACTTCGGGCTTCTGATTTCGTTTAGCCATAATCTCAGCTAAAGATGCACCGGTTATAGCTCTCTGAAACTTAACAGCACGACGTGTGCGCTTCTTTTGTATCTCTTCCTAAAATGGCAGAAGATAAAGACAATTAGGATCGCAAGACATTAAATATAAGGCTAAAGACAATTATAGAAACAAGCTGCTATTAAGACTGAAGCTATTATAAAACTGTATACAGAAGTAGAATTGTACTCCCCACTTTGGAGATAACTGATTTCTTGATTTGCCAAAGCAGTTGAATAGCTAAAAAAGAACAATGGATTCTCCTCTGCaaggtatataaaaaaaattattttggaagaatGTCAGAAGTTCAGCCTTCTGTaactcccagaaaaaaaaaggggggagggatAAAGTCCTTTTTGATGGAGTCTTCTGAAAGGAAGACACTTGCAACTTGTTTCAAGCGGGATCACGGTGCTGGCCAGCAGTGTAAGCCATCGAGGATCAACTTTCCTTCTTCAAACAAACTGGTAAAAACATTGACTTACAACACATACGTAAGCCTTTCTAAATGCTCTTTTGCTGTGCAAGTTTAAACAAGAGCACTGAAAATACCTCATGCTACATGCCTTATTGGTTTATCTTTTTCATGCAATGACAACCACATAGGAACGACCTCCTACTAAGTTACAGCCCAAAGTTTTCAAGAAGGGTACGTGAAAAGTTCCCCCACCCTTTAACCCCCAAATCAGCTCTCTATGCTATCACCATTCAGGAATTTTACAAGTCCAGACTTTTAGAAAGTCTGCATATTAAACAGCATTACCCACCTTCtctaaaaactaatttttttaaacatacgCCATTCATACAATTGTTAAAATCTACTGTGCTTCTGAGTGGCCCCTCAAAGAAGTGACACAGTACAAATACAATGCTTTTGCTGAAGTGGTTACCTTTCAAACATAAAGCAGCATATAAACTCATGTAAACGCCCTGACATTTTCACCATTATTGGCCAGTCTTCATCCTGGTTGTACAGGTCATGCTTCTGCTGAACACCAGCGTACTGAAATTACCTCTATTCTAACAGACCAGTGACCACACCTTTTGGTAGAGAACTTTAGAGCGCCATTAGTTGGTATATACTTACTGACTGTCCTTTCTTGTGTTTACGCCTGTACAGAACAGTCCAGTTGATTTGACGGGGATTTCTCTTGGAAAGGAATGCAGACTCACATTTTGCATTCAAGAACTGAAAAACCTGGGAAGGTAAAGTATTTTGTGTAAGCTTTGCTTCTTTGAAAGACATTATCACAGTTTACATTAACATATAAAGTAATTCTTTGATTCAGTGTTTTTCAACAGTgatgcttttgtatttctttagaCAGCTGtgtcaaataaaaattttagaagataatttaaaaaatttaaagtttGGAATTTTGTTTCATTGATCAAACTGATCTCTTATGAGGCATTCCAAAGCAGCtgaatttttctgagaaaagctCACATTACCACTTGCATCCACTGCTGCACTGTACTCTAGGCACAGCAGGAATAGCCATTTCCAGCATCATACTTTTCAAGTGTCTGTCCTCAAGTAACTATGCATTTCCTGTATGTGTAAGGGAGTCAAAACTTGGCCTAAGGAACACATGGACACCAATACTCCACCCAATTCCTTCTTGCAT contains these protein-coding regions:
- the RPL24 gene encoding 60S ribosomal protein L24; amino-acid sequence: MKVELCSFSGYKIYPGHGRRYARTDGKVFQFLNAKCESAFLSKRNPRQINWTVLYRRKHKKGQSEEIQKKRTRRAVKFQRAITGASLAEIMAKRNQKPEVRKAQREQAIRAAKEAKKAKQATKKTAVSAAKAPTKAAPKQKIVKPVKVSAPRVGGKR